The Rosa rugosa chromosome 1, drRosRugo1.1, whole genome shotgun sequence genomic sequence TCGAGTGGCTGCCTGATTCGATAGGAAAGCTTTCGAGTTTGCTGACTCTTGATTTGTCTGAAAATCGGCTTTTGGTCCTGCCATCCACCATTGGAGGACTTTCGTCCTTGACCAAATTGGATTTGCATTCCAACAGGCTCACTGAGCTACCGGACACTATTGGGGATCTTCTTAGCCTTGTCCATCTTGACCTTAGGGCAAACAATTTGGCATCTCTGCCTGCTACATTTGGCCGATTGGTGCGTCTTGAAGAGCTGGACTTGAGCTCAAATAGGCTCTCTTTGCTTCCTGACTCAATTGGGTCGCTTGCTAGTCTCAAGAACTTGAATGTGGAGACCAATGAGATTGATGAAATTCCTCATAGCATTGGTCATTGCACGAACCTTAGAGAGCTCCATGCTGATTATAACCGGCTTAAAGCACTTCCAGAAGCCGTAGGAAAGATTGAGACCCTGGAGATTTTGTCAGTGCGTTACAATAACATCAAGCAGTTGCCCACAACCGTGTCATCTCTACTGAGCTTGAGGGAACTGGATGTGAGTTTCAATGAGCTTGAGTCAGTGCCTGAGAACTTATGTTTTGCCACCTCGCTGGTCAAGATGAACGTAGGAAACAATTTTGCTGATCTGCGGTCGCTACCAAGGTCCATTGGGAACCTCGAGATGCTTGAAGAGTTGGATATCAGCAATAACCAGATACGGTTTCTCCCCGACTCTTTCAGGATGCTCACACGACTGCGTGTTCTACGTGTAGAAGAAAACCCTCTTGAAGTGCCGCCTAGACATATAGCTGACAAGGGAGCGCAAGTAAGTTTCCTAAGCTGTATTTACTTTCATTCATCAAATATGTCCTGTAGCTTTTATCTCAAGGCTAATCATGCTTTCTTTGTGCAACATCCTAGGCTGTTGTCCAATACATGGCAGAGCTTGTCGAGAAAAGAGAAGTTAAAGTACAACCGACTAAGCAAAAAAAGAGTTGGGCTCAAATCTGCTTCTTCTCAAGGTCAAACAAAAGGAAGCGCAATGGTGCAGATTATGTGAAAGC encodes the following:
- the LOC133715101 gene encoding plant intracellular Ras-group-related LRR protein 4, encoding MESTAESVDQVVEEIMRIHRSLPPRPGIDEVEAAKVLIQNVEKEDQARLEAIAKQTKSNNVSEELFMVLQEMQKNMVYFNSREQKQEALKLLDLENLHELFDDYIQRASTCVSSSSSAPSSYTKSIPKARPKPLDSAAAYVYRSDREVGKTKAMVSRDDSYVVNKAKKSFYADGIGPGPAVSATPQIADSSLKSGLALASSGAGVLGLGQEGEKLSLIKLASLIEVLAKKGTKEVNLRNKLNDQIEWLPDSIGKLSSLLTLDLSENRLLVLPSTIGGLSSLTKLDLHSNRLTELPDTIGDLLSLVHLDLRANNLASLPATFGRLVRLEELDLSSNRLSLLPDSIGSLASLKNLNVETNEIDEIPHSIGHCTNLRELHADYNRLKALPEAVGKIETLEILSVRYNNIKQLPTTVSSLLSLRELDVSFNELESVPENLCFATSLVKMNVGNNFADLRSLPRSIGNLEMLEELDISNNQIRFLPDSFRMLTRLRVLRVEENPLEVPPRHIADKGAQAVVQYMAELVEKREVKVQPTKQKKSWAQICFFSRSNKRKRNGADYVKA